In the genome of Ptychodera flava strain L36383 chromosome 13, AS_Pfla_20210202, whole genome shotgun sequence, one region contains:
- the LOC139148715 gene encoding polycystin-1-like protein 3: MFAINPPGPETHSMIEGLYLEDDNVTYFGFTFNVSRLFHATIIMLVSNESVFWNCNAYIFNDVFQYSENYRGYLFSVDINFHGDYSSIFIPEDYFLMTGEYYLTFAVPGNQRANFSMSVKQTVCTYLDKNTTTWDRRGCKVSSTSNMTSTLCLCNHLTTFNIKTI, encoded by the exons ATGTTTGCTATTAATCCCCCTGGACCAGAAACACACTCAATGATCGAAGGTTTATATCTTGAAGATGATAATGTCACATATTTTGGTTTCACTTTCAAC GTGTCGCGGCTTTTCCATGCAACAATTATCATGTTAGTGAGCAATGAATCTGTGTTTTGGAATTGCAATGCGTACATCTTTAATGATGTATTCCAGTATTCCGAAAACTATCGTGGTTACCTGTTTTCTGTCGATATAAACTTTCATGGAGACTATTCAAGCATTTTCATCCCAGAGGACTACTTTCTGATGACAGGAGAATACTATCTGACCTTTGCTGTTCCTGGAA ACCAAAGAGCCAACTTCTCAATGAGTGTCAAGCAAACTGTTTGCACCTATCTGGACAAGAATACCACTACCTGGGACAGACGGGGTTGCAAG GTATCATCGACATCCAATATGACGTCAACTCTGTGTCTCTGCAACCATCTGACCACGTTCAATATCAAAACTATTTAG